The Eublepharis macularius isolate TG4126 chromosome 3, MPM_Emac_v1.0, whole genome shotgun sequence genome has a window encoding:
- the ACP6 gene encoding lysophosphatidic acid phosphatase type 6 isoform X3: MSLWTRAGVLGALACCVHGRRRALAEASRKDQPELKLVLVLFRHGARTPLRAIPDVEQVEWDPALLEIPAQTEFDYAVTDLSGGPRPYSPYEDQYQKVVLKGGVIAGQLTKVGMQQMFALGERLRKRYIEDISFLSPAFRPSEVFVRSTNIFRNLESTRCLLAGLFQQQKEGPITIVTDEAKSEILYPNLQNCQRLKQVNRERMATMCLQPGISDDLKTIKEKVGINSEKQIDFFVLLDNVFAEQAHNLPSCPLLKNFLQIIEQRAIDSLLYVTECNLRETLQMSVGPLLYELQKNIREAIDPSSADIKARK, encoded by the exons ATGAGTCTGTGGACTCGGGCTGGGGTCTTGGGCGCTCTCGCTTGCTGCGTGCATGGCAGGCGGAGAGCCCTAGCCGAAGCGAGCCGCAAAGACCAGCCGGAGCTGAAGCTGGTGCTGGTTCTCTTTCGGCACGGAGCGCGCACCCCTCTCCGGGCCATCCCCGACGTCGAGCAG GTGGAATGGGATCCTGCACTCCTGGAGATCCCTGCTCAAACAGAGTTTGATTATGCAGTAACTGATCTGTCTGGAGGTCCAAGACCTTATTCTCCTTATGAAGATCAATACCAAAAGGTTGTGCTGAAG GGTGGTGTGATTGCTGGGCAGCTGACCAAAGTGGGCATGCAGCAGATGTTTGCCCTAGGGGAGCGACTGAGGAAGCGTTATATCGAGGACATCAGTTTCCTCTCTCCAGCATTCAGACCTTCAGAGGTCTT TGTTCGTTCTACTAATATTTTTCGGAATCTGGAATCCACACGCTGTTTGCTAGCTGGGCTATTTCAACAGCAGAAAGAAG GGCCTATTACCATTGTCACAGATGAAGCAAAATCAGAAATCCTCTACCCTAATTTACAGAACTGCCAGCGCCTGAAACAGGTGAACAG GGAAAGGATGGCCACCATGTGTTTACAGCCAGGCATCTCTGATGATCTGAAGACAATTAAAGAAAAAGTGGGAATCAACAGTGAGAAGCAAATTGATTTTTTTGTCCTACTTGACAACGTCTTTGCTGAACAG GCACACAATCTGCCTAGCTGCCCTCTTCTGAAGAATTTTCTACAAATAATTGAGCAAAGAGCCATTGATTCGCTCCTTTATGTCACTGAATGCAACTTAAG GGAAACTCTTCAGATGTCTGTTGGTCCTCTTCTTTATGAACTGCAGAAGAACATCAGAGAGGCAATAGATCCTTCCTCAGCCGACATCAAGGCCAG GAAGTGA
- the ACP6 gene encoding lysophosphatidic acid phosphatase type 6 isoform X2, whose translation MSLWTRAGVLGALACCVHGRRRALAEASRKDQPELKLVLVLFRHGARTPLRAIPDVEQVEWDPALLEIPAQTEFDYAVTDLSGGPRPYSPYEDQYQKVVLKGGVIAGQLTKVGMQQMFALGERLRKRYIEDISFLSPAFRPSEVFVRSTNIFRNLESTRCLLAGLFQQQKEGPITIVTDEAKSEILYPNLQNCQRLKQVNRERMATMCLQPGISDDLKTIKEKVGINSEKQIDFFVLLDNVFAEQAHNLPSCPLLKNFLQIIEQRAIDSLLYVTECNLRETLQMSVGPLLYELQKNIREAIDPSSADIKASFNYKWPPYASDVTLELYQHSKDWFIQLSYNGEEVIARGCRAGLCPLEDFMNAITHYSTNPEEYNLLCSKSDERL comes from the exons ATGAGTCTGTGGACTCGGGCTGGGGTCTTGGGCGCTCTCGCTTGCTGCGTGCATGGCAGGCGGAGAGCCCTAGCCGAAGCGAGCCGCAAAGACCAGCCGGAGCTGAAGCTGGTGCTGGTTCTCTTTCGGCACGGAGCGCGCACCCCTCTCCGGGCCATCCCCGACGTCGAGCAG GTGGAATGGGATCCTGCACTCCTGGAGATCCCTGCTCAAACAGAGTTTGATTATGCAGTAACTGATCTGTCTGGAGGTCCAAGACCTTATTCTCCTTATGAAGATCAATACCAAAAGGTTGTGCTGAAG GGTGGTGTGATTGCTGGGCAGCTGACCAAAGTGGGCATGCAGCAGATGTTTGCCCTAGGGGAGCGACTGAGGAAGCGTTATATCGAGGACATCAGTTTCCTCTCTCCAGCATTCAGACCTTCAGAGGTCTT TGTTCGTTCTACTAATATTTTTCGGAATCTGGAATCCACACGCTGTTTGCTAGCTGGGCTATTTCAACAGCAGAAAGAAG GGCCTATTACCATTGTCACAGATGAAGCAAAATCAGAAATCCTCTACCCTAATTTACAGAACTGCCAGCGCCTGAAACAGGTGAACAG GGAAAGGATGGCCACCATGTGTTTACAGCCAGGCATCTCTGATGATCTGAAGACAATTAAAGAAAAAGTGGGAATCAACAGTGAGAAGCAAATTGATTTTTTTGTCCTACTTGACAACGTCTTTGCTGAACAG GCACACAATCTGCCTAGCTGCCCTCTTCTGAAGAATTTTCTACAAATAATTGAGCAAAGAGCCATTGATTCGCTCCTTTATGTCACTGAATGCAACTTAAG GGAAACTCTTCAGATGTCTGTTGGTCCTCTTCTTTATGAACTGCAGAAGAACATCAGAGAGGCAATAGATCCTTCCTCAGCCGACATCAAGGCCAG CTTCAACTACAAGTGGCCTCCATATGCTTCAGATGTGACACTGGAACTCTACCAGCATTCCAAGGACTGGTTTATACAACTGTCTTATAACGGAGAG GAAGTGATTGCAAGAGGATGCAGAGCTGGTCTCTGTCCCTTGGAGGATTTTATGAATGCCATTACACATTACAGCACAAATCCTGAGGAGTACAATCTGCTTTGCTCCAAATCAGATGAGAGACTGTAA
- the ACP6 gene encoding lysophosphatidic acid phosphatase type 6 isoform X1, whose product MSLWTRAGVLGALACCVHGRRRALAEASRKDQPELKLVLVLFRHGARTPLRAIPDVEQVEWDPALLEIPAQTEFDYAVTDLSGGPRPYSPYEDQYQKVVLKGGVIAGQLTKVGMQQMFALGERLRKRYIEDISFLSPAFRPSEVFVRSTNIFRNLESTRCLLAGLFQQQKEGPITIVTDEAKSEILYPNLQNCQRLKQVNRERMATMCLQPGISDDLKTIKEKVGINSEKQIDFFVLLDNVFAEQAHNLPSCPLLKNFLQIIEQRAIDSLLYVTECNLRETLQMSVGPLLYELQKNIREAIDPSSADIKARKLILYAVHDVTLFPLLLALGSFNYKWPPYASDVTLELYQHSKDWFIQLSYNGEEVIARGCRAGLCPLEDFMNAITHYSTNPEEYNLLCSKSDERL is encoded by the exons ATGAGTCTGTGGACTCGGGCTGGGGTCTTGGGCGCTCTCGCTTGCTGCGTGCATGGCAGGCGGAGAGCCCTAGCCGAAGCGAGCCGCAAAGACCAGCCGGAGCTGAAGCTGGTGCTGGTTCTCTTTCGGCACGGAGCGCGCACCCCTCTCCGGGCCATCCCCGACGTCGAGCAG GTGGAATGGGATCCTGCACTCCTGGAGATCCCTGCTCAAACAGAGTTTGATTATGCAGTAACTGATCTGTCTGGAGGTCCAAGACCTTATTCTCCTTATGAAGATCAATACCAAAAGGTTGTGCTGAAG GGTGGTGTGATTGCTGGGCAGCTGACCAAAGTGGGCATGCAGCAGATGTTTGCCCTAGGGGAGCGACTGAGGAAGCGTTATATCGAGGACATCAGTTTCCTCTCTCCAGCATTCAGACCTTCAGAGGTCTT TGTTCGTTCTACTAATATTTTTCGGAATCTGGAATCCACACGCTGTTTGCTAGCTGGGCTATTTCAACAGCAGAAAGAAG GGCCTATTACCATTGTCACAGATGAAGCAAAATCAGAAATCCTCTACCCTAATTTACAGAACTGCCAGCGCCTGAAACAGGTGAACAG GGAAAGGATGGCCACCATGTGTTTACAGCCAGGCATCTCTGATGATCTGAAGACAATTAAAGAAAAAGTGGGAATCAACAGTGAGAAGCAAATTGATTTTTTTGTCCTACTTGACAACGTCTTTGCTGAACAG GCACACAATCTGCCTAGCTGCCCTCTTCTGAAGAATTTTCTACAAATAATTGAGCAAAGAGCCATTGATTCGCTCCTTTATGTCACTGAATGCAACTTAAG GGAAACTCTTCAGATGTCTGTTGGTCCTCTTCTTTATGAACTGCAGAAGAACATCAGAGAGGCAATAGATCCTTCCTCAGCCGACATCAAGGCCAG aaagCTCATATTATATGCTGTTCACGATGTTACCCTCTTTCCACTATTGCTGGCTCTGGGAAGCTTCAACTACAAGTGGCCTCCATATGCTTCAGATGTGACACTGGAACTCTACCAGCATTCCAAGGACTGGTTTATACAACTGTCTTATAACGGAGAG GAAGTGATTGCAAGAGGATGCAGAGCTGGTCTCTGTCCCTTGGAGGATTTTATGAATGCCATTACACATTACAGCACAAATCCTGAGGAGTACAATCTGCTTTGCTCCAAATCAGATGAGAGACTGTAA